The nucleotide window CGGGCCGAGCCGAGtgcccgccccccgcccgcacTTTGTACAGAACCCGCCTCCCCCTCCGAAACCCCCGCGGTTTGCGGGAAACagccctggcgatgtgcccggagccgccgctggagcatttccagccctggcgatgtgcccggagccgccccttgagcattcccaccctgccgatgtgcccggagccgccccttGAGCAGTCCCaccctggcgatgtgcccggagccgcccctggagcattcccagccctggcgatgtgcccggagccgcccctggagcattcccagccctggcgatgtgcccggagccgccccttgagcattcccagccctggcgaTGTACCCGGAGCCGCCCCTTGgagcattcccaccctggcgatgtgcccggcTCCGGGAGCGCAGGGAATCGCTGCTATTCCGACCCGGCTGGAGCTCCGTGTGCCCCTGAGCTGGAGCGACTGTGCCCTGCGGAGGAGCCCAGGATGGGGCAGAGACCCCCCCGCAGCCCGGGAGGAGCCCAGGCCGGAGCAGGGGATGCCCCAAGGAGGCCGAGCCCCCGCGggagcccctgcagagccccaggagcaAAGCCCTGGTGTCCAGGGCAGCCCCCCCGGCCCAGCGGGGCGGGTTTAACCCCAAACTCTGCAGCCAAGCCTGTCCCGGGGCAGCGGCCGCTCCGTGACAGCGACACGGCCCGGAGCGGTGCCGGCAGGGActgagggcaggggggcacagggaccctccAGCGCCCCTCGCTGCCCACGGGGGAAAACGAACGTTCCGGGCGGTGACATCCAGGGCAGGAACCAGCCATGCCATGGCCCTCggctgctccctgtccccggggccattccctgtccctggccatcCCTTGTCTCTAGGCATTCCCTTTTCCTGGCCATTCCCTATTCCTGGCTATTCCCTATCCTTAgccattccctatccctggccattccctgtccctgagctctgcagggccggGGGTGTCAGTGGGACCCGGGAGGTCCTGGCTCGGCCCTGGCTCACAACTGCGGCCCCGGCCAGGCCCGAGGGGACCTGGGGGAGAACAACCctgagccccagctgggccAGAGCCACCCAGTTCCACCCAGTGGGGCCCAGGACACTCCCAGCATGGGCTCAGTGCCTCCCAGTCACCTCCAGTGTCGCCCCACTCACTCCCGTATGATCCCAGTCCCCTCCAGCATGATCTCAGGTGCCCTCAGCATGGTCTCACCTGCCCTCAGAtgctcccagtcactcccagtatgaTGCCAGTATGACCCCAGCCACCCTCAATGTGGTCCCAGTTGTTCCCAGTACGATCTCTGTCACCCCATTCTGGTCCCGGTGTATCCCGGTGCCCCAGTCTATCCCACTCcaccccagtccatcccagcctgtcccGCTCCGTCCCGGTCCCTtcccggcaccgccgccctTTCCCGATCCCGCCCCCGAACCAGCGGGTTGAAGGCCGAGTTTCACCGCAGGGCGCGAGAgttcagcccagcccggcccgggggtcCCGCAATTCGTGGCCGTGGAGGGTCCCAGCGTGTCCCGGGGGGATCCAGAGGGGTCCCAGGAGGGGTCCCTAAGGGGATCCAGGTGAATTCCCGGGAATTTCCCCTTCCCGCCTCCCCCGCGCTCCCTCGGACACTTTCGCCTTCCCGTCTCACAACCTGCGCCACCGGGATCAGCCCGGAGACCGATGACGTCACAGGCAGATCGGGCTTCCATTGGCGATCGGGAAACAGCGGAGCCAATCGCGCGGCCGGAGGCGATTCTGTGGGCGGGGCCTGTTCCGGGtccgggcccggcggggccgcaGCGGAGCAGCGCGATGGCCCCAGCGCTGGGTCTGGGGGCGCTCCTGGGGttcctggggctcctgggggaTCCGGGGGGGGCGACGGAGGGTAAGTGGGACCCTCGGAGGGGGGAGCTCCTGAACTGCCATTCCCGGgcactgggaccccccaaaacccccattCCCGGGCACTGGGACCCCCCCTCCCCCGCAGCCCCAGGACCCCTCTAGACCCCCTTATCCGCACTGGGAACCTTGAACGTCCATTCCTGGGTACGGGAAACCTCCTGAACCGCAATTCCTGGACAGGGGGACCCCGTTGAACTTTCTTTCCCGCGAAGGGAACCTCCCCCAAACCCTATTCCCAGAAGGGAGGCCCCCTGATACCCCATTTCTGCCCACGGGAAACCCCTTGagcccccattcctgggcactgggaccaccctgcacccccttatctGGCACTGGGACCCCTTGgatccccattcctgggcattgGGACACCCTGAACCACCTTATTCCTCACTGAGACCACCTGAACCCCCATTTCCAAACACGgggacccccctgcaccccatccccggctccaggacccccagaaccccttTACTCTGAACAAATACCCCCCTGCaatcccttttccagccatcctgcctctcccagccccctgatcctcccttttctttgacCCTTGGACCCCCTGAATCCCtattcctgcccttcccagccctcagaTCCCACTTTCCTCAAcactggggacccctggactgccctttcctgggcacagggaccccctgggccctctgtctctcctttcccagtcccatccccgcCTTTTACTTGAACCCTGGACCCTTCCTGACTCTCTTGGCTCTCCCAATTCCACTTTCTTGACCCTTGCACCTCCCAAACCTGCCAATCTGAGAGTCCTCCCAGTTCTtcactctctgctcttcctgcagggggtcccaggcactggaacccccTTGGCCACAATTTCTGGGCATTGGGACCCCCCTTcacccccattcctgggcatgaGGACTCTGCAGCCCCCTCATCTGGCACCAGGCCCCCCCTATACCCGGTTCTCCTGTACCAgtacccccctgcaccccctttcctggccatcccacctcttccagaccctccttttccttgatccTAAGACCCCCTGACCCGCACTCCAGCTTTTCCCAGCCTGAAGTCCCTCCTTTCATCTAcaccaaacacctccaggacccccattcccagccatgcGGTGTCTTCCTTTCTTGTGACCTCTGTTTTCTCGACACTGGGGATGCCTGGACCCCCATTTTCCTGGGAACAGAGACCCCTGGACTTCCCATTccacctctcccagtccctgcacccACCATTCCTTTATCCTTGGATCCCCTTGGATCCCATCTTGTTCAGCACCAGGATCCCTCTGAcccccccttatcctgcaccagtATCACCCTGTGGcccttttccagccatcccacctcttccatccccccttttccttgaccctgggaccccctgaacccccattcctgggcatggggactCCCCTGCGTGTCTCATTCAGCACCCAGACCCCCATAACCCTTGTTTTGGGGGACTAGGACCCCCTGCACATCCTTGCTGAGCACTTTGACCCCCCTGtaccccctttcctgggcacaggcaccCTCCTACACCCCCCTGTGTACCAGCAAGACTCCCCTGAACTTCCATTCCCATACACTGGGACCCCCCTACagccccttatcctgcaccaatacccTCTGCACTCCCTTTCCCAGCCATTCCGGGTCTCCTCACCCTCTGACCCCCTTTCCCTGACTCTGAGGGCCCCTGGATCCCCCATTCCTGGACACAGGAACCTCTTGGACTCCCTGTTCCACCTCTCCCAATCCCTGTACCCTCGTTTTCCTTGAGTCTGGGACtcccctgagcccccagtccTGTGCAGTGGGACCCCCTTGCAGCCCCTACCCCGGCACCGACACTCCCTGCACCAACTGCCCTGGGATCCCCAAAGCCCTTCCTGGCTCTGTcagctctccctttcctttaCCCTTgaccccccagttcccccaaatctctgtgtccccccagttCTCCACTCCCTGTGGTACCAGCACATGACGGTGTCAGAGCCCAGCCCGGGGGTCCCCCAATTCCTGGCCGTGGGATTCCTGGATGGGATCCCCTTTATGCGCTATGACAGTGAGCGGGGCCGGATGGAGCCACAGACGCCGTGGATGGAGAAGGGACCTGAGCCAGGATTTTGGGATGGAGAGACCAAGATCGCTGAGgtgcaccagcactgggctgccGACAGCCTGGAGACACTGCGGGTCCGGTACAACCATAGCAGGGGTAAGTGGGGACAGCTGGGAATTGGAGAGTTccatggggctgggctgggatctgtggggctgagatGTGATCCATAGTGCTAAAAGagatctctgggctggaggaggatcTTTGGGTCTGGGAtaggatctgtggggctgggatgggatctgtgggcCTGGGGGGGATCTGTGGGTCTCATGAGGATCTGTGGAACTGGGATGAGATTTGTGGGGCTGATGGACATttttggggctggaatgggatcTGTTGTGCTATGAGAGATgtgtgggctggagggggatctttggggctggggaggatCTGTGGGTCTGAGATGGGATCTATGGGGCTGAGGtgcatctgtggggctgggatgtatCTGTGGGGTTGAGTTGCAATCCATGGTGCTATGGGAGAtctctgggctggagagggaatCTTTGGGGCTAGGGGAGATCTGTAGGGCTGGGGTGCatctctggggctgggatgtgtATCTGTGGGGCTGAGATGGAACCTGTGAAGCTGGGATGAATCTGTGGGCCTGGGGGacctgaggggctggggggaatctgtggggctgggctgggatcttTGGGACTAGGAGcgatctgtggggctgggctgggatttgtGGGTCTCGGGGGCATCTGTGAGTCTGgaatgggatctgtggggctgggttgGGACTTGTGGGGCatttgtggggctgggggtgatcTGTGGGGCTAGGTGGAAATCCATAGGGATCCAAGGGGCTGGGATgaggctctgtgggtgtccatCACACTCTGgatggggctctgtggggctgggacacaaTTCCATGGATCTCTGTGGGTCTGTTTGCCCCCCAGGTCTCCACACACTGCAGTGGGTTTCTGGCTGTGACCTCCTGTCCGATGGGACTGTCCAGGGATCGGACCGGTATGGCTACGACGGGCGGGATTTCCTCTCCTCCGAGCTGGGATCCAAGAACTTCGTGGCGGCCGACGTCGCTGCCCAGGTCACCAAGAGGAAAGGGGAATACGAACGGATTGAGGTGGAGGAGTGGACAAAATACCTGGGGCTCACCTGTCCAGAATGGCTCCAGATATTCATCAGATACGGGCAGGAGGCGCTGGAGCGCAAAGGTGGGAATGGAATTCCCATCAAAATGTGAAATTTGAGAATGGAGGACTTGGAAATGTGGTAATTTGCATGGGAATTCCATGGTTGGATGTCACCATTATCCCATTCCAGAGCCCCCCGATGTCCATGTCTCCGGCAAAGAGGAACACGGGATCCTGACGTTGTCCTGCCACGCGTACGGATTCTACCCCGGGATCATCGGGATCAGCTGGATGAAAGGGAATGAAATCTGGGATCAGGAGATGGAGTGGGGCGGGATCGTTCCCAACAGCGACGGCACCTTCCACAGCCGGGCCAGGATCGAGGCGCTGCTGGGGGAGTGGGAGCAGTACCGGTGCCGGGTGGAGCACGCCGGGATGCCGGAGCCCGGGATCTTTGCCTGGGGTGAGGCTGGGAATGCGGAATGTGGGAACTGGGAATTTGGGAactgggaatttgggaatgtgGAGAAGTGAGATGGGGGTTTGTCTCTCCCTCCTCACACTTCCACCCTTCCCAGAGCCAGAATCCAACTGGAATTCCACCCCAGTGGTGGTTGCCCTGTCCGTCATCGctgccatcatcatcatcagccTCATGGGATTCGGCGTCTGGAAGTTCCAATCCGGTAACTCATGGGATGGGGGTTGGGAAGGGGCACAGATCCACCTGACAGCATTCCAGGGATCCTGTGCCACAGGTGCTGatcctgctttatttccatagggaacagggagaggaatGGATACAACACAACGCCTATGAGTGAGtaccagcagtgtgtctggATACAAATCCAGATCCTCTCCATGTGGATCCAGTGATGGATCCCAGGATGGATCCAGGTATGTGATCCAGGCCAGAATCTCATGgatcttctgttttccacaggAGCAGATGTGTGAACCGGCGGCTCCCCTGCAGGTATGGAGTGGGATCCAGGTGGGATTCCAGAGGGGAATCAGAGCATAGTGGATGGAgcaggattgggatgggattccaAATCAGGGCAGGATTCCAGAGTGAGATCAGAAGGAATTCTGGAGTGGGATCAGGGCTGGATTATGGAGCAGGATCAGGCTGGCTGGATAAAGGGGGATAGAAGTGGGATTCCACAGTTGGATTGGGTGGGATGGGTGGAGCAAGATGATGATGGATTTCAGCggagctcctgctctctgtgggcTCCACAGCTGGATCGATCccatgggatggggacagggacatggtgaCTCTGTCCCCCACTCTCATCGCAGCAGGAATCGCCACCTGAGCAATCCATGGAGCTGgatccagccccttccctcttcctgagGAAGGCCGggagctggtggcagagctCATCCTGCATCTCTCACCCACCCTGGCACCCCGGGCCTCTTCCCAATGGATCAACTTCCTGCTTTTTCATGTCTGAAAGCCAAGAACCACAGTTATTCCCAATTCTTCAATTAAATCTCCTGTTTTGGCAATAAATTCTTATCCCCTCCTCTGGCATCTGGCAGTTCCTTTTTGGGAACCAGGAATGGCAATGGGGACATGAAGAATGGGAATAGGGATATGGAGACACTCGGGACAGGAATGGGGACACAGCAGTTTGGGGACACCAGGAACTGGGAGTGGGGACAccaggaatgggatgggaacaccgggaatgggaacagggacacaatggggacagggatggggagactGGGAGCAGGTTGGAGACACCAGGAACTGGGAGTGGGGCATCAGAATTGGGATAGGAACCCTAgaaatgggaatggggacagggattggGACACCAGAAATGGGAACGGGGCCATCGGCAGCAGGTTGTGAAcagcaggaatgggaatgggaacgACAGGAATTGGAATGAGGACAGGAATGGGAACACCAGGAGACAACGGGACTGGGATGAAAACACCAGGAAcgggaatggggacagggatggagaccccagagGTGGAGGTGTCCCAGGTTTTAGTTTGGGATCTCCTGTAATCCCCCAAACCACCATGAGGGCACAGACACCAATAACGGGACTGGGCTGGGGCCGATCACGGACGGGGCAGGGGCGAGCGGagcaggggacggtcccacgGGAACTGCTCGGGAATGGGCAGAGTAAAAGGTGATGCTGCTCCCggctctgctcctctctggctGTGAACCTGCTATgggagctcccccagctcctgcagcccagagcagctgcctgttCCCATCTGGAAcagctgtgtgttcccacctggagctgttgCCCCTGCAGCTCTAAGAGCTCATTCTATCCCTCACTAGTACAGCTTATTAGTGCCTCTCTAGAAAATTCCCAAAGTGGACTTTATCCCTCTTTGGGAAGAGTTTCAACAGACAGGAGTTTGTATCAGTTCATTTTGGAGATATGTCCAGAATTAAGATAATCACAGTACAAATAACCACAAACATCATTTATTGCAATACCAACtagcaaaagagaataaaaaggagTCACGGGCCGGCGGGGACCCCTCGGTGCCGCTTATCGAACCTTCACACCCCCCGGGGCCGCCCTGCTGATCGCTCGGGACAGCTCTTTGAGGTACCGGGTGGCACAACCCCCTTATcgcaaatgttttattttgtatattttttctgtatatgttATTCTATTTACACCTCGTAGGTCCTGCTGTGCAGGTCCTTCAGTGACACGGGGCGGTGGAGACTCCCCAGTGCGGTTCTTTACTTGTATTTTATTCAATGTTTTGTATTTCGTTCACACTTCCCGTCCCTCGGTGCCGCCCTTCTGTCCCTGCCCAGTGATGCGGCTTTTTCGGGGACACCGAACACCGTCCGACCTCCACGGTGCCATCCCCGCCGctccctcggggcagctcttttTAGATACGGAGCGGAGACCGCTCGGCGCAGGTTTTTAgtccatttattttattgtctctAATCGATTGTATTCACAGCTCGCCTGTCCCgctgtgcagctccttcagTGACACGGGACGGCCGGGACCCCTCCGTGCCggtccccagcccctcacagtCCCTGCTCCCTCGGGACAGCTCTTTTAGATCCGGGGCGGCGGGGACCCCCCGAGCGCGGCTTTTGATTctattgattttattctctgtgCTTAATTCCAGTCACCCCTCGCCCTCCCCTCGGTGCGGCCCTTTGACAACACCCGAGAGCGGGtccctcggggcagctctttCGGTGACTCGGGAAGGCTcttttagtgtattttattctactttctatattttattccattccattttATTCCCGCACCCCACCCAGGGCGACTATTTCACCGCCGCTCCTCCTCGCCCGTCTCGCCGTGCAGTTCTTTCAGTTATCGGGTGGCGGAGACTCCCCCGGTGCGGCTCTTgggttttactttgttttatccTCTGCATTTTATTCTCTTCAGACCTCGCCCCCATCTCCCGTGACTCCCGACCGGGCCCGTCCCTTGGGGCGGCTCGTCAGTGCCGGCCGGGCCCCCTCAGTGCCGATTTCTGTTCCATTTCCTTCATTCTCTGCTTTGTATTCGCACTTCGCTCGTCCCGCGGGGCGGCTCTTCAGACACGGGGGGGGGACCGGGGACCCCTCGGTGAAGCGTTTTGTTtcacttattttattttcttttctgtagtttcctccatccccaccccGCCGGTCCCTCGGGCAGCTCTTCCAGGCGCGGCCGGCGCAGACCCCCCGGGGCGGCTCTTTGGTTGtatttccctctgctctctgtatTTCATTCCATCCCCTTCCGCCCGTCCCGCGGGGCGGCTCATTCAGTGCCAGGGCCTGGCGGGGACCCGGCGGGGCGGCTCCCCCAGggcccttctccttctcctcgtTCCCGCCGGGATTCCCCGCCCGCCCCTCCCCAGCACGACCCGGCGGTGCCGctgccggagccggagccgaGCCGGGCCCTTCCCAGTACTCCCAGTCTGCCCAGCCATCGCCGAGCGCCCCAGGGAGGGCTTCGACTGGGGACGgcatgggagctgctggggggtcTCACCGCGGTTCTCTTTGGTTTGTTCTTCCTAAGCtgggaaaaacacatttttggaGTTTTCTGCCACAAATGTGTTCCCTCCTCCACTCACCCAAAGGGATTTGGGGCTGTTTTCCCATTTTGGGGCGAATAAAACCAGTGCCATAAGTCTGGGCAGGACGCAgcatccctgcagcctgtggagccTGTGCTGGCTTGTGCCTGGCAGTGGAATAAAGCGGGTCAGGGACCAATGAATCAGTGGTTAATCAGCCAAATAAATTGCTCCTAATTAGGGGGCGGGAGAAAAGAGGCCCCAGGGCTTCTGCTGAATCGCTGCTCTACAGCCGGGTATGAGCCCCACAACACGGTATTTGTGTCTATTTCTAAATAGATCTGGCATTTCATTCATTAATTCTTGatattttattcctcttttatTGACATATTTTTGACTTTCTTAGAGATCAGTATCAACATCTTGCTCTTTCATTTTCCCCATTCTTGGGGAGCGAGGAGGTTTTTCCCTCTCAGTCTCTCgtgctgcagctccttgtcCCTGCCCCGGTTTTCCTCCCTGTGCACACAAACCCCAGACCGGCCCCTCGGTGCCGTCCCCGGGCCGTCAGGGCGAGTCCCCCcgcactgtggggctgtggctgggcagggagctcGGGCCCCGCTGCCAGTTCTCCCCAGGCCGGGCCAGCGCGGGGTCAGCGGGGCTTTGGCTCCCTATGCCCTCCCCCGTGTCCCAGCCCCGTGTCCCCAGCCCGGGTCTGtgtccccaccctgtgcccccccggCTGTGCCGCCACATGCAGGACCAGGACGGCTGCAGGGTCTGAGCCCGACGGGGCAGGTGGGGGCTGCGGggagccccccgtgcccccggagtgcagggactggggggtCGTGTCTGCTGGGCCCCCAGATTGGTGGGGGAGAGGAACTGGAGGGGGTGCTGATGGGGGTGGGGTGATGCCACCCCGCGGGT belongs to Pithys albifrons albifrons isolate INPA30051 chromosome 7, PitAlb_v1, whole genome shotgun sequence and includes:
- the LOC139673839 gene encoding class I histocompatibility antigen, F10 alpha chain-like isoform X1, producing the protein MAPALGLGALLGFLGLLGDPGGATEVLHSLWYQHMTVSEPSPGVPQFLAVGFLDGIPFMRYDSERGRMEPQTPWMEKGPEPGFWDGETKIAEVHQHWAADSLETLRVRYNHSRGLHTLQWVSGCDLLSDGTVQGSDRYGYDGRDFLSSELGSKNFVAADVAAQVTKRKGEYERIEVEEWTKYLGLTCPEWLQIFIRYGQEALERKEPPDVHVSGKEEHGILTLSCHAYGFYPGIIGISWMKGNEIWDQEMEWGGIVPNSDGTFHSRARIEALLGEWEQYRCRVEHAGMPEPGIFAWEPESNWNSTPVVVALSVIAAIIIISLMGFGVWKFQSGNRERNGYNTTPMSEYQQCVWIQIQILSMWIQ
- the LOC139673839 gene encoding class I histocompatibility antigen, F10 alpha chain-like isoform X2 translates to MAPALGLGALLGFLGLLGDPGGATEVLHSLWYQHMTVSEPSPGVPQFLAVGFLDGIPFMRYDSERGRMEPQTPWMEKGPEPGFWDGETKIAEVHQHWAADSLETLRVRYNHSRGLHTLQWVSGCDLLSDGTVQGSDRYGYDGRDFLSSELGSKNFVAADVAAQVTKRKGEYERIEVEEWTKYLGLTCPEWLQIFIRYGQEALERKEPPDVHVSGKEEHGILTLSCHAYGFYPGIIGISWMKGNEIWDQEMEWGGIVPNSDGTFHSRARIEALLGEWEQYRCRVEHAGMPEPGIFAWEPESNWNSTPVVVALSVIAAIIIISLMGFGVWKFQSGNRERNGYNTTPMRADV
- the LOC139673839 gene encoding class I histocompatibility antigen, F10 alpha chain-like isoform X3, whose translation is MAPALGLGALLGFLGLLGDPGGATEVLHSLWYQHMTVSEPSPGVPQFLAVGFLDGIPFMRYDSERGRMEPQTPWMEKGPEPGFWDGETKIAEVHQHWAADSLETLRVRYNHSRGLHTLQWVSGCDLLSDGTVQGSDRYGYDGRDFLSSELGSKNFVAADVAAQVTKRKGEYERIEVEEWTKYLGLTCPEWLQIFIRYGQEALERKEPPDVHVSGKEEHGILTLSCHAYGFYPGIIGISWMKGNEIWDQEMEWGGIVPNSDGTFHSRARIEALLGEWEQYRCRVEHAGMPEPGIFAWEPESNWNSTPVVVALSVIAAIIIISLMGFGVWKFQSGNRERNGYNTTPMNV